In Zingiber officinale cultivar Zhangliang chromosome 8B, Zo_v1.1, whole genome shotgun sequence, a single genomic region encodes these proteins:
- the LOC122015124 gene encoding KH domain-containing protein At1g09660/At1g09670-like isoform X2 produces MDERIPSPAYFQYSPSGVHSSPSPHHSIRSPATSERERYLTELLAERQKMIPFMQVLPFCHRLLNLEIMRASGLVPNHSFVDSERMDHGSPLRLGEPMDLEGWSGMQTEENGYLNRVGTIQTSNIGWNGITRVNTSPIVKKIVRLDVPVDKYPNYNFVGRLLGPRGNSLKRVEATTQCRVYIRGRGSVKDLVKEEKLRDKPGYEHLNEPLHVLVEAEFTADVVDGRLDQAVTILEDLLKPVDESVDYYKKQQLRELAILNGTLREESPQLSPSLSPFNSTGMKRAKTGR; encoded by the exons ATGGACGAGAGAATCCCTTCTCCTGCTTACTTCCAGTACTCGCCTTCCGGTGTCCACTCATCTCCTTCCCCGCACCACTCCATCAGGTCGCCTGCGACTTCGGAAAGAGAGAG ATATTTGACTGAATTACTGGCTGAGAGGCAGAAAATGATACCATTTATGCAAGTCCTTCCCTTCTGCCATAGGCTTTTAAACCTAG AAATTATGAGGGCTTCTGGTTTGGTGCCTAATCATTCTTTTGTTGATTCTGAGAGAATGGATCATGGTTCTCCACTAAGATTAGGTGAACCAATGGATCTAGAGGGATGGTCAGGAATGCAGACAGAG gAAAATGGGTACCTCAACAGAGTTGGGACTATCCAAACATCAAATATAGGCTGGAATGGAATTACTAGAGTTAACACAAGCCCAATTGTGAAGAAAATTGTGAGGCTAGATGTCCCTGTCGACAAGTATCCTAAT TACAACTTTGTTGGTCGCTTGTTGGGACCTCGAGGGAACTCCTTGAAAAGAGTTGAAGCTACAACTCAATGCAGAGTATATATCCGAGGTAGAGGCTCCGTGAAGGATTTGGTGAAG GAGGAAAAGTTAAGAGATAAACCTGGATACGAGCACCTGAATGAGCCATTACATGTTCTTGTAGAGGCCGAATTCACGGCTGATGTAGTCGACGGTCGTTTGGATCAAGCTGTGACGATACTGGAAGACCTCTTGAAGCCAGTG GATGAGTCTGTGGACTACTACAAGAAGCAACAGCTGAGGGAATTAGCCATTCTGAACGGAACTCTCCGAGAAGAAAGCCCTCAATTGAGCCCGAGCTTGTCTCCGTTCAATAGCACGGGCATGAAACGAGCCAAAACAGGACGGTGA
- the LOC122015124 gene encoding KH domain-containing protein At1g09660/At1g09670-like isoform X1 — MIPFMQVLPFCHRLLNLEIMRASGLVPNHSFVDSERMDHGSPLRLGEPMDLEGWSGMQTEENGYLNRVGTIQTSNIGWNGITRVNTSPIVKKIVRLDVPVDKYPNYNFVGRLLGPRGNSLKRVEATTQCRVYIRGRGSVKDLVKEEKLRDKPGYEHLNEPLHVLVEAEFTADVVDGRLDQAVTILEDLLKPVDESVDYYKKQQLRELAILNGTLREESPQLSPSLSPFNSTGMKRAKTGR; from the exons ATGATACCATTTATGCAAGTCCTTCCCTTCTGCCATAGGCTTTTAAACCTAG AAATTATGAGGGCTTCTGGTTTGGTGCCTAATCATTCTTTTGTTGATTCTGAGAGAATGGATCATGGTTCTCCACTAAGATTAGGTGAACCAATGGATCTAGAGGGATGGTCAGGAATGCAGACAGAG gAAAATGGGTACCTCAACAGAGTTGGGACTATCCAAACATCAAATATAGGCTGGAATGGAATTACTAGAGTTAACACAAGCCCAATTGTGAAGAAAATTGTGAGGCTAGATGTCCCTGTCGACAAGTATCCTAAT TACAACTTTGTTGGTCGCTTGTTGGGACCTCGAGGGAACTCCTTGAAAAGAGTTGAAGCTACAACTCAATGCAGAGTATATATCCGAGGTAGAGGCTCCGTGAAGGATTTGGTGAAG GAGGAAAAGTTAAGAGATAAACCTGGATACGAGCACCTGAATGAGCCATTACATGTTCTTGTAGAGGCCGAATTCACGGCTGATGTAGTCGACGGTCGTTTGGATCAAGCTGTGACGATACTGGAAGACCTCTTGAAGCCAGTG GATGAGTCTGTGGACTACTACAAGAAGCAACAGCTGAGGGAATTAGCCATTCTGAACGGAACTCTCCGAGAAGAAAGCCCTCAATTGAGCCCGAGCTTGTCTCCGTTCAATAGCACGGGCATGAAACGAGCCAAAACAGGACGGTGA